The Triticum aestivum cultivar Chinese Spring chromosome 3A, IWGSC CS RefSeq v2.1, whole genome shotgun sequence genome includes a region encoding these proteins:
- the LOC123057925 gene encoding 7-deoxyloganetin glucosyltransferase yields MAAEMPPQPHAVCLPYPAQGHIAPMLNVAKLLHARGFHVTFVNSEYNHARLVRTRGAAAMAGGAGFRFATIPDGMQAPSSGEDDDVTQDIPSLCKSTTETCLGPFRRLLAELNAAGDRPPVTCVVSDLIMGFSMDAAKELGLPYVQLWTASTVSYLGYRHYRLLIDRGIAPLKDMNQLTDGYLDMPVEDVPGLRSMRLRDFPTFIRTTDLDEFMVRYAIKETERAAGATAVILNSFGDLEGEAVEAMEPLLGDGNGKPKVYTVGPLSLLAPRSTSSTIGSLSLWKEQEECLQWLQGKEPASVVYVNFGSIVVMTNEQLVEFAWGLANSGHHFMWVIRPDLVRGDSAVLPPEFLMETAGRRLMASWCPQQEVLDHPAVGAFLTHSGWNSTLESMCGGVPVISWPFFGDQQTNCRYQCKEWGVGMEIDNNVQRDAVTGLIAELMDGEKGKQMRKRAEEWQEKAIMAAKPGGSSHRNFDELVRDVLLPKTGDSAHGVARD; encoded by the exons ATGGCCGCGGAGATGCCACCCCAGCCCCACGCCGTGTGCCTGCCGTACCCGGCGCAGGGCCACATCGCCCCCATGCTCAACGTCGCCAAGCTGCTCCACGCCCGCGGCTTCCACGTCACCTTCGTCAACTCCGAGTACAACCACGCCCGCCTCGTCCGCACGCGTGGCGCagccgccatggccggcggcgcggGCTTCCGCTTCGCCACCATCCCGGACGGCATGCAGGCGCCGTCCAGCGGCGAAGATGACGATGTCACCCAGGACATCCCGTCGCTCTGCAAGTCCACCACGGAGACCTGCCTCGGGCCcttccgccgcctcctcgccgagctCAACGCGGCGGGGGACCGCCCTCCCGTCACCTGCGTCGTCTCTGACCTCATCATGGGCTTCTCCATGGACGCGGCCAAGGAGCTTGGCCTCCCCTACGTCCAGCTCTGGACGGCCAGTACTGTCAGCTACCTCGGGTACAGACATTACCGCCTCCTCATCGACCGTGGCATCGCCCCACTTAAAG ATATGAACCAGTTGACGGATGGATACCTTGACATGCCGGTGGAAGACGTCCCGGGCCTGAGGAGCATGAGGCTCAGGGACTTCCCGACCTTCATACGCACAACAGACCTGGATGAGTTCATGGTGCGTTACGCCATCAAGGAGACAGAGCGCGCAGCCGGCGCAACGGCCGTGATCCTCAACAGCTTCGGCGACCTAgagggcgaggcggtggaggccaTGGAACCGCTCCTCggcgacggcaacggcaagccCAAGGTGTACACGGTCGGCCCGCTGAGTCTGCTCGCGCCGCGCTCCACGAGCAGTACCATCGGTAGCCTCAGCCTGTGGAAGGAGCAGGAGGAGTGCCTCCAGTGGCTCCAAGGCAAGGAGCCCGCCTCCGTCGTGTACGTCAACTTCGGGAGCATCGTCGTCATGACCAACGAGCAACTGGTGGAGTTCGCGTGGGGGCTAGCCAACAGCGGCCATCACTTCATGTGGGTCATTCGCCCCGACCTCGTGAGGGGCGACTCCGCGGTGCTTCCCCCGGAGTTCTTGATGGAGACGGCGGGGCGCAGGCTCATGGCCTCCTGGTGCCCGCAGCAGGAGGTGCTGGACCATCCGGCGGTGGGCGCATTCCTGACGCACAGTGGCTGGAACTCGACACTGGAGAGCATGTGCGGCGGCGTGCCCGTCATCAGCTGGCCCTTCTTCGGCGACCAGCAGACCAACTGCAGGTACCAGTGCAAAGAGTGGGGCGTCGGCATGGAGATCGACAACAACGTCCAGCGCGATGCCGTCACGGGCCTCATCGCGGAGCTCATGGACGGGGAGAAGGGCAAGCAGATGAGGAAGAGGGCGGAGGAGTGGCAGGAGAAGGCTATCATGGCGGCCAAACCTGGCGGTTCGTCCCACCGCAATTTCGACGAGTTGGTTCGGGATGTACTCTTGCCCAAGACCGGCGACTCTGCACACGGTGTCGCGCGGGATTAA
- the LOC123057927 gene encoding uncharacterized protein, which yields MASAASPPPSWVILGSVPRVLSAADANADLPPGPGAADFSLALPAPPRVALLTIPPRIFPCRTTPDNFPSVLAADPSAGLLLLHADQGRATGPTIIDTPGRQEFSWRPRVAGYFVLDAAAAAALPLPKPELVAHPGHLGLVASPDGQGFMVAELQPFLGGDTADLLRFSSQVGEWVSKSVRYPLPARQLSPNGVVACSGRLWWVDLSWCLLTCDPFADAPALHVVPLPDGKALKSKEAWGLLDKYRCVGVSAGKLRFVDMYRNRNSNGAAQISVWTLADYPESTDWTLEYEATFAEICNDATYKATGLPRKIPVLALIHPINPDVVYFFLDEHLVGVDVRARKVVGCEVYELVEPPREDVASRFVHAWQLPPALCSGPEEETVDGAAEELQQLNLSDYLKKYKLIC from the exons ATGGCGTCCGCCGCCTCGCCCCCGCCGTCGTGGGTCATCCTGGGCAGCGTGCCGCGGGTGCTCTCGGCGGCCGACGCCAACGCCGACCTCCCTCCGGGCCCAGGCGCCGCCGACTTCTCCCTCGCGCTGCCGGCGCCCCCGCGCGTCGCGCTCCTCACCATCCCCCCGCGCATCTTCCCGTGCCGCACCACCCCCGACAACTTCCCCTccgtcctcgccgccgacccctccgcgggcctcctcctcctccacgccgACCAGGGCCGCGCCACGGGCCCCACCATCATCGACACCCCCGGCCGCCAGGAGTTCTCCTGGCGCCCGCGCGTCGCGGGCTACTTCgtgctcgacgccgccgccgccgccgccctgccgctcCCCAAGCCCGAGCTCGTCGCGCACCCGGGCCACCTCGGCCTCGTCGCCTCCCCCGACGGCCAGGGCTTCATGGTCGCCGAGCTGCAGCCCTTCCTCGGCGGCGACACGGCCGACCTCCTGCGCTTCTCGTCGCAGGTCGGGGAGTGGGTCAGCAAGAGCGTGCGCTACCCGCTCCCGGCGCGCCAGCTCAGCCCCAAcggcgtcgtcgcctgctccgggaGGCTCTGGTGGGTCGACCTCTCCTGGTGCCTACTCACCTGCGACCCCTTCGCCGACGCGCCGGCGCTCCACGTCGTCCCGCTCCCGGACGGCAAGGCGCTCAAGTCCAAGGAAGCCTGGGGCCTGCTCGACAAGTACCGCTGCGTCGGCGTCAGCGCCGGCAAGCTGCGGTTCGTCGACATGTACCGCAACCGCAACAGCAACGGCGCCGCGCAGATCAGCGTCTGGACGCTCGCCGACTACCCAGAGTCCACGGACTGGACGCTGGAGTACGAGGCCACCTTCGCGGAGATCTGCAACGACGCCACCTACAAGGCCACTGGTCTGCCGAGGAAGATCCCCGTGCTGGCGCTCATCCATCCAATCAACCCCGACGTGGTCTACTTCTTCCTGGACGAGCACCTGGTCGGCGTCGACGTGCGTGCCCGCAAGGTCGTGGGGTGCGAGGTCTACGAGCTGGTTGAGCCGCCGCGCGAAGACGTCGCTTCCCGCTTCGTTCACGCTTGGCAGCTGCCACCGGCTCTCTGCTCAG GTCCTGAAGAGGAAACAGTCGATGGCGCGGCTGAAGAGCTGCAGCAACTGAATCTGTCCGATTATCTGAAAAAGTACAAGCTCATCTGTTAG